In the genome of Pseudomonadota bacterium, the window ACCAGCTCTACATCCAGCCCGAGGAGTGCATTAATTGTGCAGCCTGCGAGCCCGAGTGTCCCTGGGAAGCCATCTACGAAGACGAGGCCGTGCCGGAGCTGCTTCAGGAAGACATCGAGCTGAACGCCCGCATGGTGGATGTCCAGGACGACTTCTCGGTAGCCGAGCACGAGGAAAAGCCCACACCGACCCCGGAGCAAGTAGCCGAGAACAAGGCCAAGT includes:
- a CDS encoding ferredoxin family protein, translated to MTWVITRLCRDCVDQACVDVCPVDCIYQYDGDDKASFPNQLYIQPEECINCAACEPECPWEAIYEDEAVPELLQEDIELNARMVDVQDDFSVAEHEEKPTPTPEQVAENKAKWGLEA